The Niastella koreensis GR20-10 genome includes a window with the following:
- a CDS encoding DeoR/GlpR family DNA-binding transcription regulator: MLKKERQAYILHQVNLHNKVLSSLLSHEIRVSEDTIRRDLMELNEEGKLIKVHGGALSHSFNDVTYSGLSVYSQDQKKIIGQKAAALIQDGMFVLTSGGTTIIEMARALPPALRATFISGSIPAILEYMQHPNIEVVMIGDRVSKNAKITIGAEAIAKIRNINADLCFLGINAIDIKRGTTENDWEIAQLKKIMIDSSQKVVCCTISEKINTLQPIHICNISDIDILITELPPDSPVLKPYIDAGIQVL; this comes from the coding sequence ATGCTGAAAAAAGAACGTCAGGCATATATCCTGCATCAGGTAAACCTGCACAATAAAGTACTTTCTTCCCTGCTGAGTCATGAGATCCGGGTGTCGGAAGACACCATCCGCCGCGATTTAATGGAATTGAATGAAGAAGGCAAACTCATTAAAGTTCATGGTGGCGCCCTTTCGCATTCTTTTAACGACGTGACTTATTCCGGTTTAAGCGTGTATTCGCAGGACCAGAAAAAGATTATTGGGCAAAAAGCCGCAGCCCTTATCCAGGATGGCATGTTTGTGCTTACCAGCGGAGGCACTACCATTATTGAAATGGCCCGGGCCCTTCCTCCGGCATTACGCGCCACCTTTATTTCAGGCAGTATTCCCGCCATTCTCGAATACATGCAACATCCCAATATTGAAGTGGTAATGATCGGCGACCGCGTGTCGAAGAATGCCAAAATCACCATTGGCGCAGAAGCCATCGCCAAAATCAGGAATATAAATGCCGACCTGTGCTTCCTGGGCATCAATGCTATTGATATAAAACGCGGCACCACCGAAAACGATTGGGAAATCGCGCAGTTGAAGAAGATCATGATCGACTCTTCACAAAAAGTAGTGTGCTGCACCATTTCAGAAAAGATCAACACCCTGCAGCCCATTCACATCTGCAACATTTCAGACATAGACATATTGATCACTGAACTGCCACCCGATTCACCGGTGTTAAAACCGTACATCGACGCCGGCATTCAGGTGCTGTAA
- a CDS encoding OstA-like protein — MIRNVGLPLIVTLVALLSFGKIHAQVITTRPGADTMKVVTLINADRLSYKHIGNDSIDLQMLAGNVQLKQENTIINCDSAVLNKKTRFIEAFGNVHIIDNDTVHIRSQYLQYYLDTKMAYLKNNVSLTDSKSVLTTNDLTYDMNLKIGEYHNGGKLVNKGSVLTSKDGTYYEELKDVYFKRNVDLVDPQYTLKTDSLLYNTNTQVATFIAPTTIVDSSKRVINTSEGFYDTQNRRASFGKRPTLKDGAVRITADKVDNDNEGKSILRGNAVYVDTAQGVSVLANYIEANNQEGSFWATQRPLLIIKQDKDSIYITGDTLASGRLSMFEAMMKAKRVRDSLNQVAAAADSAAKKVTASANISKLQPRTLNLVVKNTSISSLSVNIDSTTGHPRVVIDTVVAKKPEIKDVAPEQPNAARQVIADSAKKIVTDTALIKVPVKTDVVTLSREADKPVIKDTALVKKPVLKNIPAPAPTKAVAGKPAKPAEKENKNDSTDRYFQAWHHVRIFSDSMQAVSDSLWYSGKDSAFRLYTNPVLWASKSQITGDTIYLYTKNKKPDRMYVFENGFAINESDSLGAGMYNQIKGNRLNGYFKDGEMDYMRATGNGESIYYVKDDKGKLVGVNNATSDIIDMRFKNKELNKVVFISEVNGTMYPIKQAKDENKTLRNFKWLESLRPKTKYELFEDIKKAVIINDSTLTDSTGMDSTLVDSLHLDSIPVKTPFAPGIIKQPKVDQPTQPSKQPAAPSTPPADKTEPAAIRRKKS, encoded by the coding sequence ATGATACGAAATGTGGGTTTGCCGCTGATAGTTACCCTGGTAGCGTTGTTGTCTTTTGGTAAAATACACGCCCAGGTAATAACCACCCGGCCCGGCGCAGATACTATGAAAGTAGTAACGCTGATCAATGCCGACCGGTTGAGTTATAAACACATCGGCAATGACTCAATTGACCTGCAAATGCTGGCCGGCAATGTTCAGTTAAAGCAGGAAAATACAATAATCAATTGCGACAGCGCCGTGCTCAATAAAAAAACGCGGTTTATTGAAGCTTTTGGCAATGTGCACATCATAGATAACGACACGGTGCACATCAGATCGCAGTACCTGCAATACTATCTGGACACCAAAATGGCCTACCTTAAAAACAACGTGTCATTAACTGATAGCAAAAGCGTTCTCACTACCAACGACCTCACGTATGATATGAACCTGAAGATTGGCGAATACCACAATGGTGGTAAACTCGTTAACAAGGGATCGGTATTAACCAGTAAAGATGGCACCTATTACGAAGAACTGAAGGATGTATATTTTAAAAGAAATGTAGACCTGGTAGACCCGCAATACACCTTAAAAACTGATTCATTATTATACAACACCAATACCCAGGTTGCCACTTTTATTGCTCCCACTACTATTGTCGACAGTTCAAAACGGGTCATCAATACCAGCGAAGGGTTTTATGATACCCAAAATCGAAGAGCCTCCTTTGGCAAACGGCCCACGTTGAAAGACGGGGCGGTGCGCATTACAGCCGATAAGGTAGACAACGATAACGAAGGCAAAAGTATTTTGCGTGGCAATGCCGTGTATGTAGATACCGCCCAGGGCGTATCGGTACTGGCCAATTATATTGAAGCCAATAACCAGGAAGGTTCCTTTTGGGCTACCCAGCGTCCGTTGTTAATTATAAAACAGGACAAGGATTCCATCTACATCACAGGTGATACCCTTGCATCGGGCCGGTTGAGTATGTTTGAAGCCATGATGAAAGCCAAACGGGTTCGCGATTCACTTAACCAGGTAGCAGCGGCGGCAGATTCTGCGGCTAAAAAAGTCACCGCAAGCGCCAATATCAGCAAGCTACAGCCCAGGACGCTGAATCTCGTTGTTAAAAATACTAGCATAAGCAGCTTATCGGTAAATATAGATTCAACCACCGGGCATCCCAGGGTGGTGATCGATACGGTGGTGGCGAAAAAACCTGAGATCAAAGATGTAGCCCCTGAGCAACCCAACGCTGCCAGGCAAGTAATTGCCGATTCTGCCAAAAAGATAGTAACCGATACGGCGCTGATAAAAGTTCCGGTAAAAACAGATGTAGTTACATTATCACGCGAAGCAGATAAACCGGTAATAAAAGATACCGCGCTGGTTAAAAAGCCAGTGCTTAAAAATATTCCAGCCCCTGCCCCAACAAAGGCGGTTGCCGGCAAGCCAGCAAAGCCTGCTGAAAAAGAAAACAAAAACGACAGTACCGACCGCTACTTCCAGGCCTGGCACCACGTACGCATTTTTTCCGATTCCATGCAGGCAGTATCAGACAGTTTGTGGTACTCGGGCAAGGATTCCGCATTCAGATTATATACCAACCCCGTGTTATGGGCCAGCAAAAGCCAGATCACCGGCGATACCATCTATCTGTACACGAAGAATAAGAAACCAGATAGAATGTATGTATTCGAGAATGGTTTTGCCATCAATGAAAGTGATTCCCTGGGCGCCGGCATGTATAACCAGATAAAAGGAAACCGCCTGAATGGTTATTTCAAGGATGGCGAAATGGATTATATGCGGGCAACGGGCAATGGAGAAAGCATTTATTATGTGAAGGATGATAAAGGCAAGCTGGTTGGTGTTAACAACGCTACCAGCGATATCATCGACATGCGGTTCAAGAACAAGGAACTGAATAAAGTAGTTTTCATCAGCGAAGTAAACGGTACGATGTACCCCATAAAACAGGCTAAAGACGAAAACAAAACGCTTCGCAACTTTAAATGGCTCGAAAGCCTTCGGCCAAAAACAAAATATGAGTTGTTTGAGGATATTAAAAAAGCTGTCATCATCAATGACAGCACTTTAACGGACAGCACCGGCATGGATAGTACCCTGGTAGACAGTTTGCACCTGGATAGTATTCCCGTAAAAACGCCGTTTGCGCCCGGCATCATCAAACAACCAAAGGTTGACCAACCGACCCAGCCGTCAAAGCAACCCGCAGCGCCGTCAACCCCACCAGCCGATAAAACTGAACCGGCTGCTATTCGCAGAAAAAAATCATAA
- a CDS encoding MlaD family protein produces MKISNETKVGALTAVAITVLILGFNFLKGKSTGGRDIYAVFPNVEKLVTSNPVFINGLQVGKVTALKEKDKNLSGIVVTITLTKDINIPRNSVATLNSELLGTTAVNVYLGNGNDYMREGDTLRTERSLGLTDKLQKSLDPAISNINKTLQSMDDVLQKLNTILDPNTRNNLQGIVANLALSSASLQKLLNSETGMLAKTIGNLNTITSDFARNGPKIDSSLSNLQSATDKLAKARIDEAINSLNRTMAKLEGAIGKLDSKDGTAGLLLNDRQLYDEIRRTNRSLTILLDDLRVNPKRYINISLFGGKDKKGPLKAPLDSLK; encoded by the coding sequence ATGAAAATCTCCAATGAAACTAAAGTAGGTGCCCTAACCGCAGTAGCGATAACGGTACTTATACTTGGCTTTAATTTTTTGAAAGGGAAAAGCACCGGAGGCAGGGATATATACGCAGTGTTTCCGAATGTAGAAAAACTGGTGACCAGTAACCCTGTTTTTATTAATGGGTTGCAGGTGGGTAAAGTAACTGCCCTGAAGGAAAAAGACAAGAACCTGAGCGGAATTGTAGTAACCATTACTTTAACCAAGGACATTAACATTCCCCGTAATTCAGTAGCAACCCTTAATAGTGAATTATTAGGTACCACCGCTGTAAATGTATATTTAGGCAATGGCAATGATTATATGAGAGAAGGCGACACCCTTCGTACCGAACGTTCACTGGGATTGACCGATAAACTGCAAAAAAGCCTTGACCCTGCTATCAGCAACATCAACAAAACGTTGCAGTCAATGGATGATGTGTTGCAAAAACTGAATACCATCCTGGACCCTAATACCCGTAATAACTTACAGGGTATTGTTGCCAACCTGGCCTTGTCAAGCGCTTCGTTACAGAAATTGCTCAACAGCGAAACAGGAATGCTGGCAAAAACCATTGGCAACCTGAATACCATTACTTCTGATTTTGCCCGTAATGGACCAAAGATCGACAGCTCATTGAGCAATCTGCAATCAGCAACCGATAAATTGGCTAAAGCAAGAATTGATGAAGCAATTAATAGTCTGAACAGAACTATGGCAAAACTGGAAGGCGCAATTGGCAAACTGGATAGCAAAGATGGCACTGCCGGACTGCTGTTAAATGATCGCCAATTGTACGATGAGATCCGGCGCACAAATCGCAGTTTAACTATCTTGCTCGACGATCTGCGGGTAAACCCAAAACGTTATATCAATATATCTCTGTTTGGGGGAAAAGATAAAAAAGGCCCATTAAAAGCACCGCTTGATTCACTGAAATAA
- a CDS encoding TraB/GumN family protein: MPRLSFVCCLLAVFFVHTCTYSQQSLPKTLLWRITGKGLKQPSYLYGTMHLTDKRLFNLGDSVYRAIEKSDGLAIEVNPDEMAAYYVNKAVNEAEGTALKQLLNEKDFKKYSEALAKKFKKPASEITTGDVVAEKNKWLREYMAKGEMPTFLDAYLYNIARRQGKWVGGVEDLSDQAGLLDQLVDKSDIDNLLAGDTTYIHASSNKMMERMVNLYSNQDLNGIEAISEDQSPGYKDLLLIKRNVKMARRIDSLSALRTMFIAVGAAHLPGDSGVIQLLQKRGFNVEPVFSTKKINANDYTFKEVKLPWTETEDKDGLYKVSMPGNSANVKLFGIIEMKFMIDLFNLSSYASMAVVSPRKVDNKDSLLLRMAQRMFRTDEKLTAKKVYNNGIEGNEYQHIALGEKLRMQAFMYENVVYVAFMSGLKQETLLSPDAEHFFSSFTITKKLPVSAAAKPFVDSVMGISFMTPAELTYNKKLSADHDGWHITGFNGTDIVNGMYIFLYSKDVAPGRYLNSDTLVHKQLITNLEKQFAKIKTDSVQMAGYKGLRLQGTNAAQPDIYMQAVSLIKNNRNIVLMVISDSVHLQAPVTQNIFTSLRAIPAPVKPWNTCMSADSSYSALAPGPFRMNPNKPGSLRFSFDSATASSYYVSTDTLSKYTWYKHDSLFWKTTVKQYASKDSLISETDIVFNGQPAKELLTVKDYSYKRRRILLHGNLVYELFIQGDKDFVNNADATAFLNSFTIHIPVQNSHFITQSKVALLLHDLASKDSLVSAEAFQAMDYRQLEKKDVPALQEALLKPYLSPYTDTLSDEINLRLAESLGGLKDSTTIAFIKQQYLSLTNEKEYLKNTALTTLAFFHTQESYTCLAQLLEKYNAPVAGLDYSTIRAFKDSLSLVAPIFSTIQKLAKDSASCTLVAELALVLRDSGYIKQEQIAGAANDYIQTARKYIPAFKKKDYYISVSELLEVIGSFNSTAGNNLIKSYLTVKDNYVKKWAVMQLIKNKQLVPAAEILKLAADANLRINFYEELKNLKKTALFPRQYATQQAFGEATVYEAAADDNEIKKITFLAKKIAKYKGKSYTFYLYRVMLEDDDSSGYLGIAGGYTSGSLSLEAAEDLSGIYWEEAYKESKVNSFFKAFLESREKNED; encoded by the coding sequence ATGCCCCGACTTTCCTTCGTATGCTGCCTGCTGGCAGTATTCTTCGTACACACCTGCACGTACAGCCAGCAATCTTTACCCAAAACCTTATTATGGCGCATCACCGGCAAAGGGCTCAAACAACCATCTTATTTATACGGAACCATGCACCTTACCGATAAACGCCTGTTCAATCTGGGCGATTCGGTATACCGGGCCATTGAAAAATCTGACGGGCTGGCTATTGAAGTGAATCCCGACGAAATGGCCGCTTATTATGTAAACAAAGCGGTTAATGAAGCAGAAGGTACCGCGCTGAAGCAGTTGTTGAACGAAAAAGATTTTAAGAAATACAGTGAGGCATTGGCCAAAAAGTTTAAAAAGCCGGCCTCCGAAATAACCACCGGCGATGTGGTAGCGGAAAAGAACAAATGGCTTCGTGAGTATATGGCAAAAGGCGAAATGCCTACTTTCCTCGATGCCTACCTGTATAATATAGCCCGGCGCCAGGGCAAATGGGTGGGCGGTGTAGAAGATCTGTCAGACCAGGCCGGCCTGCTCGATCAGCTGGTTGATAAATCAGACATCGACAATCTGCTGGCAGGCGATACCACTTATATCCATGCTTCCAGTAATAAGATGATGGAGCGGATGGTGAACCTCTACAGCAACCAGGACCTTAACGGCATAGAAGCAATATCTGAAGATCAATCACCTGGCTACAAAGATTTGTTGCTGATAAAACGGAACGTGAAAATGGCGCGGCGCATCGACAGCCTTTCCGCCCTGCGCACCATGTTTATTGCCGTTGGTGCTGCCCATTTACCCGGCGACAGCGGGGTTATACAACTTTTACAGAAACGTGGTTTCAATGTAGAACCGGTGTTCTCCACTAAAAAGATCAATGCCAACGACTATACATTCAAAGAAGTAAAACTTCCCTGGACGGAAACTGAAGATAAGGATGGGCTTTATAAAGTTTCAATGCCCGGCAATTCCGCAAACGTGAAGTTATTTGGGATCATAGAAATGAAATTCATGATCGATCTTTTCAACCTGTCAAGTTATGCCTCCATGGCGGTAGTCAGCCCACGCAAGGTTGATAATAAAGACAGTCTTTTGCTCCGGATGGCACAAAGGATGTTCCGTACAGACGAAAAACTCACTGCAAAAAAAGTATACAACAATGGCATTGAAGGCAACGAATACCAGCATATAGCCCTGGGTGAGAAATTGCGCATGCAGGCATTTATGTATGAGAATGTAGTGTACGTGGCTTTTATGTCCGGGCTTAAACAGGAAACGCTCCTTTCACCCGATGCCGAGCATTTTTTCAGTTCATTCACCATTACCAAAAAGTTGCCGGTATCGGCTGCCGCAAAACCGTTTGTTGATTCGGTAATGGGCATCAGTTTTATGACGCCTGCCGAATTAACGTACAATAAAAAACTGAGCGCCGATCACGATGGCTGGCATATAACCGGATTTAACGGTACCGATATAGTCAATGGCATGTACATCTTTTTATATTCAAAAGATGTGGCGCCCGGCCGCTATCTCAACAGTGATACGCTGGTGCACAAACAATTAATTACCAACCTGGAGAAGCAATTTGCCAAAATAAAAACAGATTCCGTTCAAATGGCCGGGTATAAAGGCCTTCGGCTGCAGGGCACCAATGCAGCTCAGCCAGACATTTACATGCAGGCCGTTTCACTGATAAAGAACAACCGTAATATTGTGTTGATGGTGATCTCCGACTCGGTTCACCTGCAAGCGCCTGTTACCCAAAATATCTTCACCTCCCTGCGTGCTATCCCGGCGCCTGTTAAGCCCTGGAATACCTGTATGTCGGCAGATTCTTCCTATTCGGCTCTCGCACCCGGTCCATTCCGGATGAATCCCAATAAACCTGGCAGTCTCAGATTTTCATTCGATTCAGCAACCGCCAGTTCATATTACGTAAGCACCGATACTCTTTCAAAATACACCTGGTATAAACATGACAGCCTGTTCTGGAAAACTACCGTGAAGCAATACGCTTCTAAAGACAGCCTTATAAGCGAAACAGACATCGTATTCAACGGCCAGCCTGCCAAAGAACTGTTAACGGTTAAAGACTACAGTTATAAAAGAAGGCGCATCCTGTTGCACGGCAACCTGGTGTATGAATTGTTTATCCAGGGTGATAAGGACTTTGTAAACAATGCCGATGCTACCGCATTTCTGAATAGTTTCACCATTCATATCCCGGTACAAAACAGCCACTTTATAACGCAATCCAAAGTGGCGCTGCTGTTGCATGACCTGGCCAGTAAAGATTCGCTGGTAAGCGCGGAAGCATTCCAGGCTATGGATTACAGGCAACTTGAAAAGAAGGATGTACCGGCCTTACAGGAGGCGTTGTTGAAACCGTACCTTTCACCTTATACAGATACCCTGTCAGATGAGATCAATTTGCGGCTGGCAGAATCACTTGGCGGGTTAAAAGATTCCACAACCATTGCATTTATAAAACAACAATACCTTTCACTTACCAACGAAAAAGAATATCTTAAAAATACCGCACTTACCACCCTGGCTTTTTTTCACACGCAGGAAAGCTATACCTGCCTGGCGCAGTTGCTGGAAAAATACAATGCGCCGGTAGCAGGTCTCGACTACAGCACTATACGTGCATTCAAAGACAGCCTGAGCCTGGTAGCGCCGATTTTTTCAACCATTCAAAAACTGGCAAAAGACAGCGCCAGCTGCACCTTGGTAGCAGAGCTGGCATTGGTGTTAAGAGACAGCGGGTATATAAAACAGGAGCAGATTGCCGGGGCAGCCAACGACTATATTCAAACTGCCAGAAAATACATTCCTGCCTTCAAAAAAAAGGATTACTACATCTCAGTTTCCGAACTGCTTGAGGTAATCGGCAGCTTTAACAGCACCGCCGGAAATAATCTTATAAAAAGCTACCTCACGGTAAAGGACAATTACGTTAAAAAATGGGCCGTGATGCAATTGATCAAAAACAAACAACTGGTACCAGCGGCAGAAATCCTGAAACTGGCAGCCGATGCCAACCTCAGGATAAACTTTTACGAAGAGTTGAAAAATCTGAAGAAAACGGCCCTGTTCCCCCGGCAATATGCCACGCAGCAGGCCTTTGGCGAGGCAACCGTTTATGAGGCAGCAGCAGACGATAATGAAATAAAAAAGATCACCTTCCTGGCAAAGAAGATTGCCAAATACAAAGGCAAAAGCTATACCTTCTATTTGTACCGGGTAATGTTGGAAGACGATGACAGCTCTGGCTACCTGGGAATAGCCGGCGGTTATACAAGCGGCAGCCTGTCATTGGAGGCGGCAGAAGATCTTTCCGGTATTTATTGGGAAGAAGCTTATAAGGAAAGCAAAGTGAACAGCTTCTTTAAAGCCTTTCTTGAAAGCAGGGAGAAGAACGAAGACTAA
- a CDS encoding SusC/RagA family TonB-linked outer membrane protein, with the protein MRKAYFLALIVLCSSFMGTAFGQSISGEVYDKSSQLPLPGANILSGKSKKGAVSDVNGKFTLTLDGDEFFEVSHIGFKTQRVTVTSGTTSYKIELEANAAMDQVVVVAYGTQKKANLTGAVTAVDVNKTFGGKPLNDPTRALQGIVPGLTIQYGSGGLTAGASVALRGVGSINGSGRPLLLVDNVQTDDLSIINPQDIESISVLKDAASASIYGARAAFGVIIIKTKSGRKNQKAAITYTNNFGWNKPTILPDFADPVDELAGLSIAAKRAGMTPETFGMNLDTLREGIINWKNNYAGKNGLEMVKGEDWDIRPDGKTYFYKVWDPKKEMLEKFTQTQLHTLSITGGSEKISYYLSAGYSKDNGIMKMNPEAVKKYNVTASVNASVTDWLDVSVKTLYRNYEYDYPYSYQDYWYYFWRWGAYFPYGTYQGKYFRTNSAYLAAASKGKATSNYQRLDLGATIKITKKLNIRTDYTIGRDNQLRNDAGGPVIAWDYWTAGALNLTDISSASQNVLNYTSGRVKVNTLNSFATYTDKFGDHNLKLIGGFNAEDDENIAFVASKNGLLDPGQAEFNTAYGNQAAGSSGAGVPIGWSNLGHGKKAFAGYFGRINYDYKEKYLLELNGRYDGSSLFPPQDRWAFFPSASVGYRISEEDFMDFSKPYVSDLKFRASYGELGNQDVSTTGQSVYQRVMAGTTANWVTSSGTSAQSVQQPIAVPNNLKWERVSTLDFGLDARILDNHIGITVDWFERNTKGMIQNTSVPATFGASGPKINAGNFRTRGYEINIDANYTIAKEFAIYGTLGFSDYKTVFTKWDNPSMSIINSVNYKGKTYGEIWGFETDRYFTSADDVAKSPSQQKLITNSKFVLGAGDIKYKDLDGNDTVSAGGMTLANHGDLKVIGNTQPRYIYNARIGGSWKNFDVDIFIQGVGQRSWWGIGNTVLPMYQSLDILYKNQLDYWTPDNPNARYPALFPGNAGGIAGLSAGSNNFFPQTKYLMNLAYCRLKNVSIGYTMPASILSKYKVTKVRFYLSGQNLAEISNVGAPIDPEMTDNAIAASYAGRVYPFNRTYSFGIQITY; encoded by the coding sequence ATGAGAAAAGCCTATTTCCTTGCACTGATTGTGCTATGCAGCTCTTTTATGGGTACTGCATTCGGACAATCAATAAGCGGGGAGGTGTACGACAAATCATCACAACTCCCTCTTCCTGGTGCAAACATACTCTCCGGCAAAAGCAAAAAAGGAGCGGTATCTGATGTAAACGGGAAATTCACCCTAACCCTGGATGGCGACGAATTCTTTGAAGTATCTCATATCGGGTTTAAGACCCAAAGAGTTACGGTTACATCCGGAACAACTTCTTACAAGATTGAACTGGAAGCTAATGCAGCCATGGACCAGGTGGTGGTAGTAGCTTATGGCACCCAAAAGAAAGCCAACCTTACCGGCGCCGTAACAGCTGTTGATGTAAACAAAACCTTTGGCGGCAAGCCGCTGAACGACCCGACAAGGGCGTTACAGGGTATTGTTCCCGGTTTAACTATTCAATACGGCAGTGGTGGTTTAACTGCCGGCGCCAGCGTAGCACTCCGCGGTGTTGGTTCTATTAACGGCAGCGGCCGCCCGCTGCTCCTGGTTGACAACGTGCAAACAGACGATCTTTCCATCATCAACCCCCAGGACATTGAAAGCATTTCTGTGCTGAAAGACGCGGCATCTGCCTCTATTTATGGCGCCCGCGCTGCTTTTGGGGTAATAATAATTAAAACAAAATCGGGCCGCAAAAATCAAAAGGCCGCCATTACCTACACCAATAACTTTGGCTGGAACAAACCAACCATTCTTCCCGACTTTGCCGACCCCGTTGATGAGTTAGCGGGGCTTTCCATAGCGGCGAAAAGAGCGGGAATGACACCGGAAACATTTGGGATGAACCTGGATACATTGAGAGAAGGCATTATTAACTGGAAGAATAATTATGCCGGTAAGAACGGACTGGAGATGGTAAAAGGTGAGGATTGGGACATCCGGCCAGATGGCAAAACCTACTTCTATAAAGTATGGGACCCCAAAAAAGAAATGCTGGAAAAATTCACCCAGACCCAGTTGCATACCCTGAGTATTACCGGTGGCAGCGAAAAAATTTCTTATTACCTCTCAGCCGGATACAGTAAGGATAACGGTATCATGAAAATGAACCCGGAAGCCGTAAAAAAATACAACGTAACCGCCAGTGTTAATGCCAGCGTTACCGACTGGCTCGATGTAAGTGTTAAAACCCTGTACCGCAATTACGAATATGATTATCCGTACAGCTATCAGGACTACTGGTATTATTTCTGGCGCTGGGGCGCTTATTTTCCTTATGGCACCTACCAGGGTAAATATTTTCGTACCAACTCTGCGTACCTGGCTGCTGCCAGCAAAGGCAAAGCTACCAGTAACTATCAGCGTTTAGACCTGGGCGCTACCATCAAGATCACCAAAAAATTAAACATCCGTACCGATTATACTATAGGCCGCGACAACCAGTTACGTAATGATGCAGGCGGCCCTGTTATTGCCTGGGATTACTGGACAGCCGGTGCGCTTAACCTGACAGATATTTCCTCAGCCTCACAGAATGTACTAAACTATACCAGTGGCCGCGTAAAGGTTAACACCCTGAACAGTTTTGCCACTTACACTGATAAATTTGGCGATCATAACCTGAAACTGATTGGCGGTTTCAATGCCGAAGACGATGAGAACATAGCCTTTGTTGCCAGCAAAAACGGCTTATTGGATCCCGGACAGGCTGAGTTCAATACAGCTTATGGCAACCAGGCCGCAGGAAGTTCCGGTGCAGGCGTTCCTATTGGCTGGAGCAACCTGGGACACGGTAAAAAAGCATTTGCCGGATATTTTGGCCGCATCAACTACGATTATAAAGAAAAATACCTGTTGGAACTGAATGGCCGTTACGACGGCTCCTCCCTGTTCCCGCCGCAAGACCGTTGGGCATTTTTCCCATCCGCGTCTGTTGGCTATCGCATCAGCGAGGAAGATTTTATGGACTTTTCAAAACCGTATGTAAGCGATCTGAAGTTCCGTGCTTCTTACGGAGAACTGGGCAACCAGGATGTAAGCACAACCGGCCAAAGCGTTTATCAACGGGTAATGGCGGGTACTACGGCAAACTGGGTAACCAGTTCAGGAACTTCTGCTCAAAGCGTTCAACAACCAATAGCTGTTCCCAACAATTTAAAATGGGAACGGGTAAGCACCCTCGATTTTGGTCTGGATGCCCGCATTCTCGATAATCACATTGGCATTACGGTTGACTGGTTCGAGCGCAATACCAAAGGAATGATCCAGAACACCTCGGTGCCTGCTACTTTCGGCGCCTCCGGCCCAAAGATAAATGCCGGTAACTTCCGTACCCGTGGTTATGAAATAAACATCGATGCCAATTATACTATTGCAAAAGAATTTGCAATCTATGGTACCCTTGGTTTCAGCGACTACAAAACGGTGTTTACCAAATGGGATAACCCAAGTATGTCGATCATAAACTCCGTTAACTATAAAGGAAAAACCTATGGTGAGATCTGGGGTTTTGAAACCGACAGGTACTTTACCTCAGCAGACGATGTAGCCAAATCGCCTTCACAACAGAAGCTGATAACAAACAGCAAATTTGTGCTGGGCGCAGGAGACATCAAATATAAAGACCTGGATGGGAACGACACTGTTAGCGCCGGCGGCATGACGTTGGCCAATCATGGCGATCTGAAAGTGATAGGCAATACCCAACCCCGTTATATTTATAACGCCCGTATTGGCGGCAGCTGGAAAAACTTCGATGTAGACATCTTTATTCAGGGTGTTGGCCAACGCAGCTGGTGGGGCATTGGAAATACCGTGCTGCCCATGTACCAGAGCCTCGATATCTTATACAAGAATCAACTGGATTACTGGACACCCGACAATCCAAACGCCCGCTACCCGGCCCTTTTCCCTGGTAATGCAGGCGGTATTGCCGGTTTATCAGCAGGCAGCAATAACTTTTTCCCCCAAACAAAATACCTGATGAACCTGGCCTATTGCCGGTTGAAGAACGTATCAATCGGTTATACCATGCCAGCCAGTATACTTTCAAAATATAAGGTAACGAAAGTAAGGTTTTATTTGAGCGGACAGAACCTGGCTGAGATTTCAAATGTAGGTGCACCTATCGATCCGGAAATGACGGATAATGCCATTGCTGCTTCTTATGCAGGCAGGGTATATCCTTTCAACCGTACGTATTCATTTGGCATTCAGATCACCTACTAA